The DNA segment CGCCTCGGGCAACGTCGCCCAGAACGCCGGAGCCTTGCCGTTTTCGTTGATTTGCGCCTTCCAGCGGCCGGCGGCGACGGCTCCGACTCCGGCACCCCCATAGATCACCGTGACCCGCCCCCGAAGCGCCCCGGCGATCCGGTCGACCTCGGAATCGGCGTCGGCGAGGACCTCCTCGACGACCGAGGCCGCCTCTCGAAGGTCGTCACCGGTCGATGAGAGCACCCCGGCGCCCTCGAGCACTCGCAACACAGACCCTGACAGCCGGCCAGCCGCGGCGCGTGGCTGGGGACTGTCCGGCAGTTCGACGCGGGCGATGGCGCCGTCCAAGGAGGCGAGCTCCCCTCCCACCGACACCGTCACCAGCGGGATGCCGCGCTCCAAGGCCTCCCCGGCCGCGCTGAGCGTCTCCTCGGTGGCGCCGCTGTGAGACACCGCAACGACGACGGTGTCCCCGCCGACCCATTCCGGCAATCCGTAGGACTTGTGGACCGTCACCCGGGCACCCTGCGCCTCGGCGATCACCGCGGCGATGTCACCGGCGATGCCGGAGCCCCCCATCCCGGCGATCACCGCCTCACTCCTCGGGGGGATCACGGGTGGGTCGAGGTCCGCCGCCCACCGGAGCTGCTCGGGAAGCGTGGCGATAAGATCTCTCATCTCACTCATCTGAGCCTCCCGGCCGGATGATCTCCTCCGTCAGCATGATCGGTATCCCGTCGCGCACCGGGTAGGCGCATCCGCAGTCCCGACAGACCAGTCGGTCATCGCGGTCGTCGAGCGAGCTCCCGCACTCGATGCAGGCAAGGATCTCGAGGAGTACCTCGGGGATCGGCATTCAACCCACCCCGTCGATCGTCGCCCGCACCGCAGCCACCAGATCGCCTACGGCATCGGCGGTGGGGGCCTCGACGTTGAGCCGCAGCACCGGCTCGGTGTTCGAAGGCCGCAGGTTGAACCAGCGATCGCCCAGGTCGACGGTGAGCCCGTCGAGGTCATCGTGGTCCCCGGGAAAGGCAGCGGCCACCGCGGCCGAGGCAGCATCCTGATCGGCCACCCGCATGTTGATCTCGCCGGACTGAGCGTACGGCTCGAACCTTTGCCGCATCGAGCTGAGCGGCTCGCCCCCGC comes from the Acidimicrobiia bacterium genome and includes:
- a CDS encoding bifunctional phosphoglucose/phosphomannose isomerase produces the protein MSEMRDLIATLPEQLRWAADLDPPVIPPRSEAVIAGMGGSGIAGDIAAVIAEAQGARVTVHKSYGLPEWVGGDTVVVAVSHSGATEETLSAAGEALERGIPLVTVSVGGELASLDGAIARVELPDSPQPRAAAGRLSGSVLRVLEGAGVLSSTGDDLREAASVVEEVLADADSEVDRIAGALRGRVTVIYGGAGVGAVAAGRWKAQINENGKAPAFWATLPEANHNEIVGWTALPDLSRDSMAVVFLEDEHDHPRVTLRSTVTRELMARSVPIAGVVTARGISPLARIMALSVVGDLVSVRLAELADVDPVPVEIIEDLKQRLADE
- a CDS encoding Trm112 family protein, whose amino-acid sequence is MPIPEVLLEILACIECGSSLDDRDDRLVCRDCGCAYPVRDGIPIMLTEEIIRPGGSDE